A window from Fibrobacter sp. UWB11 encodes these proteins:
- a CDS encoding FISUMP domain-containing protein, which produces MRKFGMNSVIASIAKQSLLALFLSIALIACGDDSGTSANDDDSSSSSVTLSGTSVESNGSKSSSSSKKAESSSNQKTVSSSSVKKESSSSSVAPASSSSKKVESSSSQKIASSSSTPRNDVSSSSAKVASSSSVSASSSSKKVESSSSQKISSSSSLNNDVSSGIEYKPYAHDTCLAGNWNVHKNDYKTFTDTRNGRSYYYYTAVSSKTGKSVTVMAENLNIGEMVSGENDQNDDAKIERYCYNNDTTYCDRFGGLYQWAEMMQLPSRCNTESCTDLIQEKHRGICPEGWRLFTWDDYVIIRQYEDKYDEGISGLRSQCFNGTNTSGFSLIGAGYRTEKGAFESLANFAIWNYPQEYGGTSLTIVNSALVSKLGEESPAKNSAGSKLEGVSVRCVKLE; this is translated from the coding sequence ATGAGAAAGTTTGGAATGAATAGCGTCATTGCGAGCATAGCGAAGCAATCCCTGCTAGCTCTTTTCTTGTCCATAGCCCTCATCGCTTGTGGCGACGATAGTGGAACATCTGCAAATGATGATGATTCGTCTTCAAGTAGTGTCACCCTGAGTGGAACGTCAGTGGAGTCGAATGGGTCTAAGTCTTCTAGCTCTAGCAAAAAAGCCGAGTCTAGTTCCAATCAAAAGACAGTTTCTTCTTCTTCTGTCAAGAAGGAATCATCCTCTTCTTCTGTTGCTCCTGCTTCGAGTTCAAGTAAAAAAGTAGAGTCTAGTTCTAGTCAAAAGATTGCTTCGTCATCTTCGACTCCTCGCAATGACGTTTCGTCATCGTCTGCAAAGGTTGCATCCTCTTCTTCTGTCTCGGCCTCAAGCTCAAGTAAAAAAGTTGAGTCTAGCTCTAGTCAAAAGATTTCTTCATCTTCGAGTCTAAACAATGACGTATCTAGTGGTATTGAGTATAAACCATATGCTCATGATACATGCCTTGCAGGAAACTGGAACGTTCATAAAAATGATTATAAGACTTTTACCGATACGCGTAATGGTCGCAGTTATTACTACTATACCGCAGTTTCATCAAAAACTGGAAAATCTGTAACTGTTATGGCCGAAAATTTAAATATCGGTGAAATGGTTTCTGGTGAAAATGACCAAAATGATGATGCAAAAATTGAACGCTATTGCTATAACAACGACACAACCTATTGTGATCGATTTGGTGGGCTTTACCAATGGGCGGAAATGATGCAACTACCGAGTCGTTGCAATACCGAAAGTTGCACGGATTTAATACAAGAAAAACATCGAGGAATATGCCCTGAAGGTTGGCGACTTTTTACATGGGATGACTATGTAATTATTCGACAATACGAAGATAAATATGATGAGGGAATAAGCGGTTTGCGTTCTCAATGTTTTAATGGAACTAATACAAGTGGATTTTCTTTGATTGGTGCGGGGTATAGAACTGAAAAAGGAGCATTTGAATCATTAGCAAATTTTGCTATTTGGAATTATCCGCAAGAATATGGCGGCACCTCATTGACAATTGTTAATTCAGCACTTGTTTCGAAGTTGGGTGAAGAATCTCCTGCTAAAAATTCAGCAGGCTCGAAATTGGAAGGCGTATCTGTTCGTTGCGTAAAGCTAGAATAG
- a CDS encoding DUF3467 domain-containing protein, whose translation MSEEKKVASNEPEVVWNDANMKSLYVNATNVVAGREEVMVLLGVNRAWKMNQEKVDVDLAERVVMTPFTAKRLAIMLGATLKAYEAKYGKIEIGIPEANKG comes from the coding sequence ATGTCCGAAGAAAAAAAAGTTGCTTCAAATGAACCAGAAGTCGTATGGAACGACGCTAACATGAAGAGCCTCTATGTGAATGCGACCAATGTTGTTGCCGGTCGCGAAGAAGTTATGGTTCTTTTGGGCGTAAACCGCGCATGGAAAATGAATCAGGAAAAGGTCGATGTCGATCTCGCCGAACGCGTGGTGATGACTCCGTTTACTGCAAAACGCCTCGCTATTATGCTTGGTGCAACCCTCAAGGCATACGAAGCCAAGTACGGAAAAATCGAAATCGGTATCCCGGAAGCTAATAAGGGTTAA
- a CDS encoding SUMF1/EgtB/PvdO family nonheme iron enzyme, producing MKKIFLLVSLLFAIANAYQYNIYDINGKKIGTYKEKINKAQLKNFVKQYHSSILVKKGTSQEFKTLENKNLAQVKQVDKNFELNSFFSDNEDWIEVEKNEIIKICLDNLISVWETPLNSSIINDSCITIQMPMFVGVESLNVYSPNVDSSRKINFAISLKYLDLKNEEVLLGYNTGNKGIRVTTKKRSYIAKEPDPERTLSITAKYLVDKYPITNCEILQLMWDSIPNNPTIKDSSYYNNEVIKKWSNRKKTNLHNGFCPVHDTAANTFSLYQAMRYANARSIREGLKPYYTFSDTQTDSVQIISKGQYIISYYDHSKHNNGFIQVSVDSSSDGYRLPYYDEWMMFARGGDLTKHAPWGNFSDSFEEVSKHAKFDNKKNYGESELVGQLQPNRYGLYDFLGLVEEHVLFEQTNPFNYYNGSPSCFKGGSIHSNWKKVNYGYTSANYYSANLGGFRLIRKLK from the coding sequence ATGAAAAAAATTTTTTTATTAGTCTCTTTACTTTTTGCCATAGCAAATGCATATCAATATAACATTTACGACATTAATGGAAAAAAAATAGGTACGTACAAAGAAAAAATAAATAAAGCACAGTTAAAAAATTTCGTTAAACAGTACCACAGCTCTATATTAGTAAAAAAAGGAACTAGCCAGGAATTCAAAACATTAGAAAATAAAAATTTGGCACAAGTAAAACAGGTAGATAAAAATTTTGAACTAAACAGTTTTTTTTCTGATAATGAAGATTGGATTGAAGTAGAAAAAAATGAAATCATAAAAATATGCCTAGATAACCTAATATCTGTTTGGGAAACTCCATTAAATTCATCCATCATAAATGATTCTTGCATAACAATTCAAATGCCAATGTTTGTTGGAGTCGAATCACTCAATGTATATTCACCTAATGTGGATAGTTCTCGAAAGATCAATTTTGCAATAAGTTTAAAATACCTTGATTTAAAAAATGAGGAAGTCCTTCTAGGCTATAATACAGGAAATAAAGGAATCAGAGTAACAACAAAGAAAAGATCATATATAGCCAAGGAACCTGATCCAGAAAGAACTCTATCCATTACAGCCAAATATTTAGTTGATAAATATCCCATAACGAATTGCGAAATTTTGCAATTGATGTGGGACAGCATTCCCAACAATCCAACAATAAAAGATTCTTCCTATTATAACAATGAAGTCATAAAAAAATGGTCCAATAGAAAAAAAACAAACTTGCACAACGGATTTTGTCCAGTTCATGATACAGCAGCAAATACATTTTCTCTATATCAAGCAATGAGATATGCCAATGCACGCAGTATCCGTGAAGGGCTAAAACCTTATTACACTTTTTCAGACACACAAACTGATTCTGTACAAATAATCTCAAAAGGTCAATACATTATAAGCTATTATGACCATTCAAAACATAATAATGGATTCATTCAAGTTTCAGTTGATTCTTCATCTGATGGTTATCGACTTCCATATTACGATGAATGGATGATGTTTGCTCGTGGTGGAGACTTGACTAAACACGCCCCATGGGGTAATTTTTCAGATTCTTTTGAAGAAGTTTCTAAACATGCCAAATTTGATAACAAAAAAAATTATGGAGAATCTGAGCTAGTAGGTCAGTTGCAACCAAATCGATATGGTTTATATGATTTTTTAGGACTAGTAGAAGAACACGTTCTTTTTGAGCAGACCAATCCATTTAATTATTACAACGGAAGTCCATCTTGTTTTAAGGGAGGATCAATTCATAGCAACTGGAAAAAAGTCAACTATGGTTATACATCTGCTAACTATTACAGCGCTAATCTAGGTGGATTTCGTTTAATCCGAAAACTAAAGTAA
- a CDS encoding SUMF1/EgtB/PvdO family nonheme iron enzyme, with protein sequence MKFFSFFTAIGIIIFFVAIYLIHTQNLRKITIKQTSLNTETWLEVEKNEAIKICIDSKVLEWKTSLNTKKTNDYCLKFQTPMIIGTSVINVKFPDSDSLHKINLAVGMKYLDFKKEEVLLGFRIPQGDYVDEEKLVSVTATYLVDKYPVTNCEMAYFFREELSSSSVMNDEKRKQKNEHTESDWKCNAHDYATRAYLYQALKYANARSIRDGLKPYYVFSQTDKRKAQILSEGHYIIEYENLDYPKETRAEVSIDSSSDGYRLPYYDEWMMFARAGDKTKDAPWGDSATLEDVLKYAKFEVKEVYEKNERLKTGNVGLRLANEYGLYDMFGLVEEHVLLERPEKFKRKWRMVRDRPLTVGCKATCPSYLKGGDIRDRWQDVNYGSYSREGIGGFRLIRNIGNNAKWTEVKSNSNE encoded by the coding sequence ATGAAATTTTTTTCTTTTTTTACAGCAATCGGCATTATAATTTTTTTTGTAGCCATTTACTTGATACACACTCAAAATTTAAGAAAAATTACGATAAAGCAAACCTCTTTAAACACGGAAACTTGGCTAGAAGTTGAAAAGAACGAGGCAATCAAAATTTGCATAGATTCCAAAGTCCTAGAATGGAAAACTTCGCTGAACACTAAAAAAACAAACGATTATTGTCTGAAATTTCAGACCCCGATGATTATCGGGACAAGTGTAATTAATGTTAAATTTCCGGATTCAGATAGTTTACACAAAATCAATTTAGCTGTCGGAATGAAGTATCTTGATTTCAAAAAAGAGGAAGTACTGCTTGGGTTTCGCATTCCTCAAGGAGACTACGTTGATGAAGAAAAACTCGTATCGGTGACGGCAACATATTTAGTTGATAAATATCCTGTTACTAATTGCGAAATGGCATATTTTTTTCGGGAAGAACTTTCTTCGAGCTCGGTAATGAATGATGAAAAAAGAAAACAAAAAAACGAACATACCGAAAGCGATTGGAAATGTAATGCTCATGATTATGCAACAAGAGCTTATTTATACCAAGCTTTGAAATATGCAAATGCACGCAGCATTCGTGATGGTTTAAAGCCATATTATGTGTTTTCTCAAACAGACAAAAGAAAGGCTCAAATATTATCAGAAGGTCATTATATTATAGAGTATGAAAATTTGGATTATCCTAAAGAAACTCGAGCTGAGGTTTCGATTGATTCCTCTTCGGATGGCTACCGACTTCCCTATTATGATGAATGGATGATGTTTGCTAGGGCCGGCGATAAAACGAAAGATGCTCCTTGGGGGGATTCGGCAACGCTTGAAGATGTTTTGAAGTACGCAAAATTTGAAGTAAAGGAAGTTTATGAAAAAAACGAACGTTTAAAAACAGGGAATGTGGGCTTACGGCTTGCAAATGAATATGGCTTGTATGATATGTTTGGCTTGGTTGAAGAACATGTCCTTTTGGAACGCCCAGAAAAGTTCAAACGTAAATGGAGGATGGTACGTGACCGCCCCTTAACTGTCGGTTGCAAAGCAACATGTCCATCTTATTTGAAAGGAGGAGACATTCGTGATAGGTGGCAAGATGTTAATTATGGGTCTTATTCACGAGAAGGTATTGGCGGTTTCCGTCTCATCCGCAACATCGGCAATAACGCCAAGTGGACCGAAGTCAAATCCAATTCAAACGAATAA
- a CDS encoding collagen binding domain-containing protein, whose product MMSISRSFINNHLFLFFSSCVILGCSVTDSTDNAYSKWDFSGSVVDATDNKGLNKATITYQDASGNITETETDKNGYFYIEELPYGTRSFTFSYKKISGKDTLYYSPKSVSITSTSESSHMEGVVAGNSSIVRLTPINASFKGELYIYDEDADKKIPVSGAKLNIIHQNADFINIFPESFSSKTDSTGKFTFKKIPADTGFILQVSPYTYNNLRYTIGDIVLPKLRANSEIDLGRNVLERDTSIEQKSIIKSSNVIDVNMNGYSGVSTLATPYYVFSESITDKNLSVSVKADTATFYVKPTLSGDTLFLKHDLAFPAETKILVNITAYKKKSGNRIALELAGDSAFTTDRGLYAVTSNAWPSNKNFKSTFGTKDTIWVKFSEKLDENTERIQWSYVNGMARSIYANGYYANAKSWIKQDTLFVQMLEKILDSRVQGDSVGMNVTVYAKNEMYLKGFTLRTELKVPPSSSSSAVSSSSAANSSSSTSN is encoded by the coding sequence ATGATGAGCATATCTCGTTCATTCATCAACAACCATTTATTCTTATTCTTCTCGTCCTGTGTTATTTTAGGATGTTCTGTAACCGATTCCACAGATAACGCTTATTCTAAATGGGATTTTTCAGGCTCTGTCGTTGATGCTACAGACAACAAGGGTCTCAACAAGGCTACTATAACATACCAAGACGCATCCGGCAATATCACCGAAACGGAGACCGATAAGAACGGCTATTTTTATATTGAAGAGCTCCCCTACGGCACTCGTTCATTCACATTCAGCTACAAAAAAATATCCGGAAAAGACACGCTTTACTATTCTCCCAAATCGGTAAGCATAACCTCTACAAGCGAATCCTCGCACATGGAAGGGGTCGTCGCCGGAAATTCATCGATCGTACGCCTGACACCTATAAATGCTTCGTTCAAAGGCGAATTATACATCTACGACGAAGATGCGGACAAAAAAATACCGGTTTCTGGCGCCAAATTGAACATAATTCACCAGAATGCCGACTTTATCAACATTTTCCCCGAAAGTTTTTCTTCAAAAACCGATTCTACCGGAAAATTTACGTTTAAAAAGATTCCTGCCGATACCGGTTTCATTCTACAAGTAAGCCCTTATACCTATAATAACTTGCGCTACACCATAGGCGATATCGTACTCCCTAAGCTCAGGGCCAACTCCGAAATCGACCTGGGCCGTAATGTTCTCGAACGCGACACATCTATCGAACAGAAAAGTATTATCAAATCTTCAAACGTCATAGACGTAAATATGAACGGTTACAGCGGCGTATCCACGCTTGCAACGCCTTACTATGTTTTCAGCGAAAGCATTACCGATAAAAATTTATCCGTATCCGTAAAGGCGGACACAGCAACATTCTATGTAAAGCCTACTCTTTCTGGCGACACGTTGTTTTTAAAGCACGATCTCGCCTTCCCTGCCGAGACAAAGATTCTCGTCAACATAACAGCTTACAAGAAAAAGTCCGGAAACCGCATAGCTCTTGAGCTTGCTGGCGATTCCGCATTCACAACCGATCGCGGTTTGTACGCGGTTACAAGCAACGCATGGCCGAGCAACAAAAATTTCAAGTCTACGTTCGGAACAAAAGATACCATCTGGGTAAAGTTCAGCGAAAAACTCGACGAAAACACCGAACGTATCCAGTGGAGTTATGTCAACGGCATGGCCCGTTCCATTTACGCAAACGGCTACTATGCCAATGCAAAATCTTGGATTAAGCAAGATACGTTGTTCGTCCAGATGTTAGAAAAGATTCTCGATTCCCGAGTCCAGGGCGACTCTGTAGGCATGAACGTGACCGTTTACGCCAAGAACGAGATGTATCTCAAGGGATTCACTTTGCGCACAGAGCTCAAAGTTCCGCCCAGTTCATCTTCTAGCGCTGTTTCTTCTAGCTCTGCCGCAAATTCTAGCTCTAGCACGTCTAACTAA
- a CDS encoding efflux RND transporter periplasmic adaptor subunit, whose protein sequence is MIRKVFTSFLFAATAYAATFDGVTEPIAQAKIGFTVSGKVDSIWVKEGAIVHKGDTLMNLVKTEEELRVSITKIAAEDNSNVASAKAKMDTYEKDMQVTKKLFETSTSISAEQVWEKEMNYKVTKAEWEAARIAKAKDSLEYSMARAQLQKQYLIAPFDGEIVAISKNPSESVEALEPIIEIADVRTCRMTAYIIVSKASSLKVGQDVSLQLNSGKIRNKKGKIEFISPVVDKASLLRTIKVVFENSDKSVEPGVTGKIFVK, encoded by the coding sequence ATGATTCGCAAAGTCTTCACAAGTTTTTTGTTTGCGGCTACGGCATACGCCGCTACTTTTGACGGTGTCACAGAACCCATCGCCCAGGCAAAAATCGGATTCACCGTATCCGGTAAAGTCGACAGTATTTGGGTAAAAGAAGGCGCAATCGTCCACAAGGGCGACACGCTGATGAACCTCGTAAAAACCGAAGAGGAATTACGCGTAAGCATCACGAAAATTGCGGCAGAAGACAATTCCAACGTAGCGTCCGCCAAAGCAAAGATGGACACCTACGAAAAGGATATGCAGGTCACCAAAAAGCTTTTTGAAACATCTACTTCTATCAGTGCCGAACAGGTCTGGGAAAAAGAGATGAACTACAAGGTCACAAAAGCCGAATGGGAAGCCGCAAGGATTGCCAAAGCGAAGGATTCTCTCGAATACAGCATGGCACGCGCTCAGTTGCAAAAGCAATACCTTATAGCGCCCTTTGATGGCGAAATCGTAGCCATTTCTAAGAATCCAAGCGAAAGTGTCGAAGCGCTGGAGCCTATCATCGAGATAGCCGATGTGCGCACCTGCCGCATGACGGCCTACATCATTGTAAGCAAGGCCAGTTCGCTCAAGGTCGGGCAAGATGTAAGTCTGCAGCTCAACAGCGGCAAAATTCGCAACAAGAAAGGCAAAATCGAATTTATCTCCCCCGTTGTTGATAAAGCAAGCCTTTTGCGTACCATAAAAGTCGTTTTCGAAAACTCCGACAAATCTGTCGAGCCGGGTGTAACCGGAAAGATTTTTGTTAAATGA
- a CDS encoding TolC family protein, with translation MFFTVFAQAQDSTEILDSIQQTQMPQVLDSIDQIPDSIAQPPQEPIAQAEETLESQPLQQQDSEQIEETLQQENAALLSNDSLFIDFSEAIDIIIANNIDIQEAKYNWIAQSEAATGSYGEFEPHLTARAFSEKGDAPNTLFSETRNEYKVGVQGKAPTGTEYNIGFNQTSYTHSEYTSELYFGGELRQHVLKGGPLFYASFNNQRAAKIQKELALQKYRETLSGILEKFCETYWEFYFSQQTLLFAEKSSAVAKEIVEDARKRYELGMLSQLDYQKAVAEYSDRESARLDALDKLRNARLALLLILSSQELVRDPRPIAITPNLELDSTAILDSLTFIDSISILHPSYLAQHAEVDLRTTALDKSKNNFLPSVDLIGNYGIRSRDKNAEVARSKFKNKNNRQSVFAYGIEIDVPLFANLDERHQIASNKASVRAARSRLALIQNQLYEEYRILQQRATELRNQWQLSKTAVAYHEKELKEEFKKMELGKSNYHLIFDMEDDLRQAQQRHLECMKLLRVIDIRLVRATGKLLMQNGFESWKDGKITLRKELLHD, from the coding sequence GTGTTTTTTACCGTTTTTGCGCAAGCACAAGATTCAACGGAAATTCTGGATTCGATACAACAAACCCAGATGCCGCAGGTTTTGGACTCTATCGATCAAATTCCAGATTCGATTGCGCAACCACCGCAAGAGCCAATAGCACAGGCAGAAGAGACCTTGGAATCGCAGCCATTACAGCAACAGGATTCCGAGCAAATTGAAGAAACTTTACAGCAAGAAAATGCGGCCCTTTTGTCGAACGATTCGCTTTTCATCGACTTTAGCGAAGCCATCGACATCATCATCGCCAACAACATCGACATTCAAGAAGCAAAATACAATTGGATTGCCCAAAGCGAAGCTGCCACCGGAAGCTACGGCGAATTCGAGCCGCACTTGACTGCACGCGCTTTCAGCGAAAAAGGCGACGCCCCCAACACGCTATTTTCTGAAACCCGCAATGAATACAAGGTTGGCGTTCAAGGCAAAGCCCCAACCGGAACCGAATACAACATCGGTTTTAACCAGACGAGTTACACGCACAGCGAGTACACTTCGGAACTTTATTTTGGCGGAGAACTCAGGCAGCATGTGCTGAAGGGCGGCCCATTATTTTATGCATCGTTCAACAATCAACGTGCTGCAAAAATTCAAAAGGAGCTAGCGCTCCAGAAATACCGCGAAACTTTAAGCGGGATTCTTGAAAAGTTCTGCGAAACATACTGGGAATTTTATTTTTCGCAACAGACATTGCTCTTTGCAGAAAAATCTTCGGCTGTCGCCAAAGAAATTGTAGAAGATGCCCGCAAACGCTATGAATTGGGAATGCTTTCTCAGCTTGATTACCAAAAAGCCGTTGCAGAATATTCCGACCGCGAAAGCGCTCGCCTTGATGCTTTGGACAAATTGCGCAATGCAAGGCTCGCTTTGTTATTGATTTTATCTTCACAAGAATTGGTAAGGGACCCACGCCCCATCGCCATTACGCCAAATCTAGAGCTGGATTCAACAGCCATTCTCGATTCTTTGACGTTTATCGATTCCATCAGCATTCTACACCCCTCTTACCTTGCACAACACGCCGAAGTCGATTTACGCACAACAGCGTTGGACAAAAGCAAGAATAACTTTTTACCCTCTGTCGACCTCATCGGAAATTACGGCATCCGCAGCCGCGACAAAAATGCAGAAGTCGCCCGCAGCAAGTTCAAAAACAAGAACAACAGGCAAAGCGTATTTGCATACGGCATCGAAATTGACGTGCCCTTATTTGCAAATCTTGATGAGCGCCACCAAATCGCATCGAACAAAGCAAGCGTTCGCGCTGCACGTTCTAGGCTAGCACTCATACAGAACCAACTTTACGAAGAATACCGCATACTACAGCAAAGAGCAACAGAGCTCCGTAACCAATGGCAACTGAGCAAAACAGCAGTCGCCTACCATGAAAAGGAACTCAAAGAAGAGTTCAAAAAAATGGAACTCGGCAAAAGTAACTATCACCTTATTTTCGACATGGAAGACGATCTCCGTCAGGCACAACAGCGCCACCTTGAATGTATGAAACTTTTACGAGTCATAGACATCCGTCTTGTCCGCGCTACAGGCAAACTACTGATGCAAAACGGTTTTGAATCTTGGAAAGACGGGAAAATTACGCTTCGCAAGGAACTGCTCCATGACTAA
- a CDS encoding efflux RND transporter periplasmic adaptor subunit: MTNAKFKMDPSEIVTALQYALKSSNTKNDQLTTVFDIVQKVLEKDKFKQAALTLVSEIADRNRAERVSIGWLKHDYIVLKAISHTDHFEKKMQIVRDLEGAMEEAYEQDASILYPPPENNLLATRMHEAYSQTYNAPYMLSVPVRHGDDIIGIITCERKGVPFTDDNATQIHLAASLCSARLMELYSKSSWFGARMARSMRKGLGKLLGYEHTWAKFFSIIGIAFVLFATLYPLEYKVSSPAILKTDKIIYLTAPFDGYIDSVYVKPGDVVYKGQEILRLDQEELKLEEADLLAQEQDNRREIQKAQASRELAEMRIQQARLAQTLAKLKTVRYKLSKAIVRATADSAIIVEGDLQKKIGAPVNQGAELFQMASIENIYVESDVSELEIGNIPSDGEGLLAIKSRPDFVYRFKTERISPTATVKDQENTFPVRGEFVNKVPSWFRPGMTGISKIYAGKKTLWWILSHQAIDYLRLKLWW, encoded by the coding sequence ATGACTAACGCTAAATTTAAAATGGATCCGAGCGAAATCGTTACCGCTCTGCAATACGCGCTAAAGTCGTCAAACACAAAAAACGACCAGTTGACGACTGTATTTGACATAGTCCAAAAAGTTTTAGAAAAAGATAAATTCAAGCAAGCTGCACTCACACTCGTCAGCGAAATTGCCGACCGCAATAGAGCAGAACGAGTAAGCATCGGTTGGCTAAAGCACGATTACATTGTCCTCAAGGCAATAAGCCACACAGACCATTTCGAGAAAAAGATGCAAATCGTGCGCGACCTCGAAGGCGCCATGGAAGAAGCCTACGAGCAAGACGCATCGATACTCTACCCGCCCCCCGAAAACAACCTGCTTGCCACGCGCATGCACGAAGCATACAGCCAGACATACAATGCCCCCTATATGCTTTCTGTACCGGTTCGCCACGGTGACGATATTATTGGTATTATTACTTGCGAACGAAAAGGCGTCCCATTTACCGATGATAATGCAACGCAGATTCATTTGGCAGCAAGCCTCTGTAGCGCAAGGCTTATGGAGCTTTATAGCAAAAGCAGCTGGTTTGGTGCAAGAATGGCACGCAGCATGCGAAAGGGGCTCGGCAAACTTTTAGGGTACGAACATACATGGGCAAAATTTTTCTCGATTATCGGGATTGCCTTTGTTCTTTTCGCTACACTATACCCGCTCGAATACAAAGTAAGCTCCCCTGCTATTTTAAAAACCGATAAAATAATTTACTTGACAGCCCCATTCGATGGTTACATCGACAGCGTCTACGTAAAGCCGGGTGATGTCGTATACAAAGGTCAAGAAATTCTCCGACTTGATCAAGAAGAGCTCAAGCTCGAAGAAGCCGACTTGCTCGCCCAAGAGCAAGACAATCGTCGAGAAATCCAAAAGGCCCAGGCAAGCCGCGAACTCGCCGAGATGCGCATCCAACAGGCAAGACTCGCACAGACTCTTGCAAAACTCAAAACTGTTCGTTACAAACTTTCCAAGGCAATTGTCCGCGCCACCGCCGATAGCGCCATCATTGTCGAAGGCGACTTGCAAAAGAAAATAGGTGCTCCGGTCAATCAAGGTGCAGAACTGTTCCAGATGGCATCCATCGAAAACATCTACGTAGAATCGGACGTAAGTGAACTTGAAATCGGAAATATTCCAAGCGATGGCGAAGGCCTGCTAGCCATCAAGAGCCGCCCGGATTTCGTTTACCGATTCAAAACGGAGCGAATCAGCCCGACCGCAACCGTCAAGGATCAAGAAAACACCTTCCCCGTGCGCGGAGAATTTGTAAACAAGGTTCCAAGTTGGTTCCGCCCTGGCATGACAGGCATTTCTAAAATCTACGCCGGCAAAAAAACACTTTGGTGGATTCTATCGCACCAAGCAATCGACTATTTGCGACTCAAGCTTTGGTGGTAA
- a CDS encoding amidohydrolase encodes MDKKTVLKNVFFDGAKRDILIVGNLFEKVTRPLEPADYEDAEIVDCSHFAIMPAFYNGHTHAAMSLLRGFADDMELGKWLNEYIWPTEAKLTDEDIAIGSRLAILEMIKSGTVFFADMYWHREQTVRVVEEMGIRAAIGVTFAEPLMSPEAWAANVNFLKNHTGESERVQLVVMPHAIYTVGEEKTAELIELAHAENYKIHTHLSETMTEIKNCMEQFGCTPVEFWKRLGGLNSNFSAAHCTHFTASDRKIFAESGATAILNPCSNMKLNSGIPQVAEMLKDGMKLGLGTDGDSSNNNLDMQEEMKTIALLAKYLGTAETLPAEEALKMATCNVAQFFGINAGRIAEGYLADCLLIDLNNERMVPCYNVYSNWVYSANSSAIDSVMCNGKFVMRGRHVNGEEEILRDARECTARLAKA; translated from the coding sequence ATGGACAAAAAGACTGTTTTAAAAAATGTTTTTTTTGATGGCGCAAAGCGCGACATCTTGATTGTCGGTAATCTCTTTGAAAAGGTCACGCGTCCGCTGGAACCTGCTGATTACGAAGACGCTGAAATTGTTGATTGTTCGCATTTTGCAATTATGCCCGCGTTCTATAACGGCCATACGCATGCGGCGATGAGCTTGTTGCGCGGTTTTGCTGACGACATGGAACTCGGCAAGTGGCTCAACGAATACATTTGGCCGACAGAAGCGAAACTCACGGATGAGGATATTGCAATTGGTAGCCGCTTGGCGATTCTCGAAATGATCAAGTCGGGAACGGTTTTCTTTGCGGACATGTATTGGCATCGCGAACAAACGGTCCGTGTTGTCGAAGAAATGGGAATCCGTGCGGCTATTGGCGTTACGTTTGCGGAACCGCTGATGTCGCCAGAAGCTTGGGCGGCGAATGTCAATTTCTTGAAGAATCACACGGGCGAATCGGAACGTGTGCAGCTTGTGGTAATGCCGCATGCAATTTACACGGTGGGCGAGGAGAAAACTGCGGAACTCATTGAACTTGCTCATGCCGAGAATTACAAGATCCATACGCATTTGTCCGAAACGATGACCGAAATTAAGAATTGCATGGAACAGTTCGGCTGTACTCCTGTGGAATTTTGGAAGCGCTTGGGCGGCTTGAATTCGAATTTCTCGGCGGCTCACTGCACGCATTTCACGGCTTCTGACCGCAAGATTTTTGCGGAATCAGGTGCAACCGCAATTCTGAATCCGTGTTCCAACATGAAGTTGAATAGCGGCATTCCGCAGGTTGCCGAAATGCTCAAAGACGGCATGAAGCTTGGTCTTGGCACGGATGGCGATTCGTCGAACAACAATCTCGACATGCAAGAAGAAATGAAGACCATTGCACTCCTCGCGAAGTATCTTGGAACTGCAGAAACGCTCCCTGCCGAAGAAGCTCTCAAGATGGCTACCTGCAATGTCGCGCAGTTCTTTGGAATCAATGCAGGCCGCATTGCTGAAGGCTATCTCGCGGATTGCTTGCTGATTGACTTGAACAACGAGCGCATGGTGCCGTGCTACAATGTATATAGCAACTGGGTCTATTCCGCAAATTCAAGCGCTATCGATTCTGTGATGTGCAACGGCAAGTTCGTGATGCGTGGCCGCCATGTGAATGGGGAAGAAGAAATCCTCCGCGATGCCCGCGAATGTACGGCACGACTAGCGAAAGCGTAA